In Opitutaceae bacterium TAV5, one genomic interval encodes:
- a CDS encoding 30S ribosomal protein S18 — translation MMSRYVTDTGKILPRKYTGLSAKHQRAVTRTLKRSRNLLLAQ, via the coding sequence ATGATGAGCCGTTATGTGACCGACACGGGCAAGATCCTGCCCCGTAAATACACCGGTCTCTCGGCCAAGCACCAGCGCGCCGTCACCCGGACCCTGAAGCGTTCGCGCAATCTGCTGCTCGCCCAGTAA
- a CDS encoding translation factor Sua5: protein MGKKNPSTFIRPIRNRSTGARNKSAGIAPPPPAHTRIYRPTETNLKNLAGVLARGGLVAVPSETVYGLAADALDSQACEAIFKAKGRPHNDPLIVHIASLRQLHQVAEPSSAALALAKAFWPGPLTLVLPKRPAVPDIVTAGLPSVAVRMPAHPVFRKLIRLSGRPLAAPSANPFGYISPTTAQHVKQGLNGRIAHIIDGGTCEVGVESTIIDLRNPDRPTLLRAGGLPAEHISRILNRKIRSAAIRSPQPEPGTDTRNHAAKIPLTEATAAQSAPGMLARHYSPRTPIRLYRRITSAILDTLPENEAVLFLRRPSVATRTPDSGSKNVFWCSESGDLEEIARQLFNRLRSLDNGRWRCIHVDLPRQKKGLAPAIIDRLTRAAAKH from the coding sequence ATGGGGAAAAAAAATCCATCAACGTTCATCCGGCCGATTCGCAACCGCAGCACGGGAGCCCGGAATAAATCCGCCGGGATTGCCCCCCCCCCTCCTGCACACACCCGCATTTACCGGCCGACGGAAACGAATCTGAAAAACCTGGCGGGTGTCCTCGCCCGTGGCGGCCTCGTGGCGGTTCCTTCCGAAACGGTTTACGGCCTGGCCGCCGATGCGCTCGACAGCCAGGCCTGCGAAGCCATTTTCAAAGCCAAGGGCCGTCCCCACAACGATCCCCTGATCGTGCATATCGCCAGCCTGCGTCAGCTCCACCAGGTCGCCGAGCCATCGAGCGCAGCCCTGGCGTTGGCCAAGGCATTCTGGCCGGGCCCCCTGACGCTGGTGCTGCCGAAGCGCCCGGCCGTACCGGATATTGTTACCGCGGGCTTGCCCAGCGTCGCTGTCCGCATGCCTGCCCACCCCGTCTTTCGGAAGCTGATCCGGCTGAGCGGTCGCCCGCTGGCCGCTCCCAGTGCCAATCCTTTCGGCTACATCAGCCCCACGACCGCGCAACACGTCAAACAGGGGCTGAACGGACGCATCGCGCATATCATCGACGGCGGCACCTGCGAGGTCGGTGTCGAATCCACGATCATCGATTTGCGGAATCCGGATCGCCCGACTCTTCTCCGGGCCGGTGGCCTGCCGGCCGAGCATATCAGCCGTATATTGAATCGAAAAATCCGGAGCGCAGCAATCCGGTCGCCTCAGCCTGAACCCGGTACAGACACACGGAACCACGCAGCAAAAATTCCCCTGACAGAGGCCACTGCCGCCCAATCTGCGCCCGGCATGCTCGCCCGTCACTATAGCCCTCGCACCCCCATCCGCCTCTATCGCCGGATCACGTCGGCTATTCTGGACACGCTGCCGGAAAACGAAGCCGTGCTTTTCCTGCGTCGGCCGTCGGTTGCAACACGCACGCCCGACTCCGGCAGCAAAAATGTTTTCTGGTGCAGTGAAAGCGGTGATCTGGAAGAAATCGCCCGGCAACTTTTCAACCGGCTTCGCTCACTCGACAACGGTCGCTGGCGATGCATTCATGTCGACTTGCCCCGACAAAAAAAAGGGCTCGCGCCGGCAATCATTGATCGCCTGACGCGAGCCGCGGCAAAACACTGA